Proteins encoded in a region of the Schistocerca gregaria isolate iqSchGreg1 unplaced genomic scaffold, iqSchGreg1.2 ptg000925l, whole genome shotgun sequence genome:
- the LOC126325490 gene encoding serine/threonine-protein kinase tor-like, with amino-acid sequence MKVCGNTIFEFQKLVFQQLSIIVSIIKQYTYDYQNQLFEICLTYWSDPKLIEHIIALIEQIFFALGDKFSSCLVFLLPKMLQTLQESAQNVRVVQGILRCFKAFGQMVENCIHLILPVVMQLIVDSPKVLFYSQNAYSSPPPRPYGPESDVAKSKQIQFVAICYLSELTLNHDISKYAISIIHHITKYLEHAHSDMVEPCVEVLSNIAVRLNQNFEVFVPMIYATFSKLSIRSIRFNIICQSILNKKPIPIIPSNIRASSIFSSSSEGHQPDGCDKQEQEADSNYYLDNFSFTSEFDSKNGLLNFFWNTGQSFTKADWYEWFRRFSIVLLSGSSSQALRCCVPLVKAQYSLALELFNVGFISCWEQLSDELRMQLTDSLKNALSSNIPAEILQILLNLVEFLEHHEQCLPIDNKTLASLAIKCHAYAKALHYKEAEFFQQMSPALMEDIIFLNYKLQLHEAAQGMLKLAQDTGGVVIKLSWYEKLIRWSTALEAYESLQLKHPDDIEITVGRMRCMHDLGDWDALSDLCRKTWALQKNGPKKLEIATLALSAALNSFQWDMIETYVDYLPVQSLDGSFYRAFMYVYKQDSQQAADYIAVARELAATELTALIGESYSCAYSVVVRIQQLTELEEILMIKQWNGKYPEKEKNILNLWKKRLQGVERNVEVWQSLLNVRSLVEPPRSVVYWWTKFANLVRKSDRPKKAQRILTYLLTGQNAELSADDPVPDTFPMVKYAYLNLLWQTPKTSEWAYRKMEEWVSHFSANTIISARDKARCYAKLSCWHLRAYGEHLNDAAIQRIVRTSKLAIENAPDWYRAWHVWAYANYRFVSHLEKSSDHANLDCYLLSAITGLIKAIVLSSKNNLQDILQLLMLWFKYGTKKDVELAMLDGFNVISVEKWLLVIPQLMARVHASHRSVSQGIHSILTALGKSHPQMLVFPLMVAKRSPYPLRASAAQSILTSIRSHSMELVDEAILVSTELIRIAILWKEKWYKGLDEASYYYYVEKKVDSMTIVLQHLNDMLEKGAETLSEQAFIKAFGKDLSKAWEEVKDYLKTKNASSIQAAWKLYGHVFRAIKRQFMQDSDRIHLKNVSPRLLGMSNLSLSVPGTYRVGSAVIRIKRFNPVLKVIPSKRKPRKVIVNGMDGVDYGFLLKGHEDLRQDERVMQLFGLVNTFLSSDPNTSKVHLSIRRFEVVPLSSNTGLIEWVPHCDTIHELIKHYRKLHSIPLDAEQIIITSLVPKPDISSYYKLTLMQKVCVFQAALDGTSRLDLGRAFYLNSKGAEDWLERRTSYTRSLAVISIVGYILGLGDRHPNNFLLSRSSGKILHIDFGDCFEVAMQRESHPEKVPFRLTRMMVGAMEACGICGTFRITCESVMRVLRSNSDSILTVLEAFVHDPFINWRLVTPFIGPFSYTGTLEDCANTLATHQNHPSSIDLEGEGCIRAPAAATSASRKIDINNLCAPDTDMHETLNSESLKAIQRVSNKLSGADFPGKGPLNEATQVGFLIREATSIENLCSAFLGFCAYW; translated from the coding sequence ATGAAGGTTTGCGGAAATACGATATTTGAATTTCAAAAGCTCGTCTTTCAGCAACTTTCGATCATCGTCTCGATCATTAAGCAGTACACATACGATTACCAAAATCAGTTGTTCGAAATTTGCTTGACGTACTGGTCAGACCCGAAGCTGATCGAACACATTATTGCCTTGATCGAGCAAATTTTCTTTGCCCTAGGAGATAAGTTCAGCTCTTGCCTCGTCTTTCTCCTTCCAAAGATGTTGCAGACTCTACAGGAATCGGCTCAGAACGTTCGAGTGGTTCAAGGCATACTTCGATGTTTCAAGGCGTTTGGCCAAATGGTCGAAAACTGCATTCACCTGATTCTTCCAGTCGTCATGCAGCTTATTGTCGACAGTCCAAAAGTCCTTTTTTATTCACAAAACGCTTACAGTTCTCCGCCGCCTCGTCCATATGGGCCGGAATCAGACGTCGCGAAGTCCAAGCAAATCCAGTTCGTTGCGATTTGCTATCTTTCGGAGCTCACTCTGAACCACGACATTTCTAAGTACGCCATTTCTATCATTCACCACATCACCAAATATCTGGAACATGCACACAGCGACATGGTTGAGCCGTGCGTCGAGGTGTTGTCAAACATAGCGGTTCGACTCAACCAGAACTTCGAGGTGTTCGTTCCGATGATTTACGCCACGTTCTCCAAACTGTCCATCCGTTCAATCCGATTCAACATCATATGCCAGTCCATTTTGAACAAGAAGCCCATTCCGATCATCCCGAGCAACATTCGTGCATCGAGCATATTTTCGTCCTCTTCAGAAGGGCACCAGCCCGATGGCTGCGACAAGCAGGAGCAGGAAGCCGATTCGAATTATTATTTGGATAATTTTTCGTTTACGTCTGAATTCGACAGCAAAAACGGGCTCTTGAATTTTTTTTGGAATACAGGGCAGTCGTTTACAAAAGCAGATTGGTATGAATGGTTTCGAAGATTTTCGATAGTGCTCCTGTCAGGGTCTTCATCCCAAGCCCTTCGGTGCTGTGTGCCGTTGGTGAAGGCCCAGTATTCGCTTGCGCTAGAATTGTTCAATGTGGGCTTTATTTCGTGCTGGGAGCAGTTATCGGATGAGTTGAGGATGCAGCTCACCGACTCTCTGAAAAATGCGCTGTCGTCCAATATTCCGGCGGAAATTTTGCAAATTTTATTGAATTTGGTCGAGTTTTTAGAGCATCACGAGCAATGTTTGCCGATAGACAACAAAACGCTGGCTTCTCTCGCAATTAAGTGCCACGCCTATGCTAAGGCCCTACATTACAAGGAGGCAGAGTTTTTCCAGCAGATGTCGCCGGCGCTGATGGAAGATATCATATTTCTAAATTATAAGCTGCAATTACATGAAGCGGCGCAAGGCATGTTGAAATTGGCCCAGGATACGGGCGGTGTGGTGATCAAGTTGTCTTGGTACGAGAAGTTGATTCGCTGGTCTACCGCGTTGGAGGCGTACGAGAGTCTCCAGCTGAAGCACCCGGACGACATTGAGATCACGGTGGGCAGAATGAGATGTATGCACGATCTTGGCGATTGGGACGCATTGTCGGACCTTTGTCGCAAGACGTGGGCACTACAAAAGAACGGTCCCAAGAAGTTGGAGATTGCCACGCTGGCGCTGTCTGCCGCCTTGAACTCCTTTCAGTGGGACATGATAGAGACGTACGTGGATTACTTACCGGTGCAGAGTTTGGATGGGAGCTTTTATCGGGCCTTTATGTATGTGTACAAACAGGATAGTCAGCAGGCGGCGGATTACATTGCGGTGGCGCGCGAGTTGGCGGCCACGGAGTTGACGGCGCTGATTGGTGAAAGTTACAGTTGTGCCTATTCGGTCGTGGTAAGAATTCAGCAGTTGACGGAGTTGGAGGAGATTTTGATGATCAAGCAGTGGAATGGCAAGTATCCGGAGAAGGAGAAGAACATTTTGAATTTGTGGAAGAAGCGTTTGCAGGGGGTAGAAAGGAATGTAGAGGTGTGGCAGAGTTTATTGAATGTGAGGAGTTTAGTGGAGCCGCCGAGATCCGTGGTTTATTGGTGGACGAAGTTCGCCAATTTGGTTCGAAAGAGCGATCGTCCGAAAAAGGCGCAGAGGATTTTGACCTATTTGTTGACGGGCCAAAATGCGGAGTTGTCCGCGGACGACCCTGTTCCGGATACGTTCCCCATGGTGAAGTATGCTTATCTTAATTTGCTGTGGCAGACGCCCAAGACGAGCGAGTGGGCGTACCGCAAGATGGAGGAGTGGGTGTCTCATTTTTCCGCGAACACGATCATATCAGCGAGGGACAAGGCTCGGTGTTACGCCAAACTGTCGTGCTGGCACCTGCGCGCGTATGGCGAGCACTTGAATGACGCGGCGATTCAGCGCATTGTGAGGACGTCGAAGTTGGCAATTGAAAATGCGCCTGATTGGTATCGTGCGTGGCACGTGTGGGCGTACGCAAATTACCGCTTTGTCTCTCATTTGGAGAAGAGTTCGGATCACGCGAACTTGGATTGCTACTTGCTATCGGCGATTACCGGGCTCATCAAGGCGATCGTGCTGTCGTCGAAGAACAACCTGCAGGACATTTTACAGCTGTTGATGTTGTGGTTTAAGTACGGAACTAAGAAGGACGTTGAGCTGGCCATGTTGGACGGCTTCAACGTCATATCGGTGGAGAAGTGGCTTTTGGTGATACCTCAGTTGATGGCGAGAGTTCACGCGTCTCATCGGAGCGTGTCCCAGGGCATTCACAGCATTTTGACGGCGTTGGGGAAGTCCCATCCTCAGATGCTGGTGTTTCCGTTGATGGTGGCGAAGCGGTCTCCCTATCCTCTGAGAGCGAGCGCCGCGCAGTCCATATTGACATCAATTCGGAGTCACTCCATGGAGCTGGTGGACGAGGCTATTTTGGTCTCCACCGAGTTGATTCGAATTGCGATCTTGTGGAAAGAAAAGTGGTACAAGGGCCTGGATGAGGCGTCCTACTATTACTATGTCGAAAAGAAGGTGGACAGCATGACAATCGTCTTGCAGCACTTGAACGACATGCTGGAGAAAGGTGCCGAGACACTTTCGGAACAGGCCTTTATCAAGGCGTTTGGAAAGGATTTATCCAAAGCgtgggaagaagtcaaagattaccTGAAGACCAAAAACGCGTCATCGATTCAAGCCGCGTGGAAGCTATACGGCCACGTGTTTCGAGCCATCAAGCGCCAGTTTATGCAGGATTCCGACCGGATTCACTTGAAGAACGTCTCTCCTCGTCTGTTGGGCATGAGCAACCTGTCTTTGAGTGTACCAGGGACCTACCGCGTCGGAAGTGCGGTGATCCGAATCAAGCGCTTCAATCCGGTTTTGAAGGTGATTCCTTCTAAAAGGAAACCACGAAAGGTCATTGTGAACGGAATGGATGGCGTAGATTACGGGTTCTTGTTGAAGGGACACGAGGATTTGCGCCAAGACGAAAGGGTGATGCAGCTGTTCGGCTTGGTCAACACTTTCTTGAGCTCGGAtcccaacacttcgaaggtccatttGAGCATTCGACGATTTGAAGTCGTTCCTTTGTCCTCCAACACGGGCTTGATAGAATGGGTGCCTCATTGCGACACGATTCACGAATTGATCAAGCACTATCGCAAATTGCACAGCATTCCTTTGGACGCAGAGCAGATTATCATCACGTCGCTGGTGCCGAAGCCGGACATATCGAGTTACTACAAGCTGACCCTGATGCAGAAAGTGTGCGTATTTCAAGCGGCGCTGGACGGGACAAGTCGACTCGACCTGGGACGAGCGTTTTATCTCAACTCCAAGGGCGCCGAGGACTGGCTCGAGCGCAGAACCAGCTATACAAGGTCTCTCGCCGTAATATCAATCGTTGGGTACATTCTGGGATTGGGGGATCGTCATCCGAACAACTTCTTGTTGAGTCGTTCTTCCGGGAAGATTTTGCATATTGATTTTGGCGACTGCTTTGAGGTCGCCATGCAGCGCGAGAGCCACCCGGAAAAGGTCCCATTTCGTCTAACTCGTATGATGGTGGGTGCTATGGAGGCCTGTGGCATATGCGGGACGTTCAGAATCACCTGCGAGTCCGTTATGAGGGTGCTGAGATCCAATTCTGACTCCATTCTCACTGTCCTTGAAGCCTTTGTTCACGACCCTTTTATCAATTGGCGTCTCGTCACGCCCTTCATCGGACCCTTCTCCTACACAGGCACTCTTGAGGATTGCGCCAACACCCTGGCTACTCACCAAAACCACCCCTCTTCCATTGACCTTGAGGGCGAAGGCTGCATTCGAGCCCCAGCAGCTGCCACCTCTGCCTCGAGAAAAATCGACATCAACAATCTGTGTGCTCCGGACACAGATATGCACGAAACCCTGAATTCGGAATCCCTGAAGGCCATTCAGCGCGTCAGCAACAAGCTCAGCGGTGCTGACTTCCCCGGAAAGGGACCCCTGAACGAAGCGACCCAAGTCGGATTCTTGATTCGTGAAGCCACCTCCATCGAGAACCTCTGCTCCGCCTTTTTGGGATTTTGCGCCTATTGGTGA
- the LOC126325500 gene encoding oxysterol-binding protein 8-like, with the protein MFCEAATEQLESDKQAVPITGQPNLPLEGDESVAGRSNRSDELDAAEENGLKEGERPSLRRLLQSAIGMDLASISIPITYNEPLTFLQRVLEHLQYHELLERANEHEDPLVRLLYVTVFAISCFANTDRKFKPFNPLLGETFQYTNEKENIRFFSEQVSHHPPITASYCEGNGWRFSQSQNVKTKFLGNSLDVSPNGNTHVFLDKFREHYSWPNIHTIVHNLIVGRMWIDHFGTCKITVQDCDTGNISSRYSQITYQECGWFGRHWREVNGQVFDNSTAYLVIDGKWNSELTVTVTASWPRSTENEGLFGSTPKTIWKHTPELCTDPKYAKYEWTKNTLRAIELDDQIRQNVLLTDSRLREDRLMLQEGDVSRAAVAKHELEEAQRTRKNYRAQNDIQWSPRHFVLAANSEDECARRFFDKNDWVFKGWSQRRDQDSSQDSHRPHKIISDEDASMLWRLSKDW; encoded by the exons ATGTTCTGCGAAGCAGCCACAGAGCAGCTAGAGTCCGACAAACAGGCCGTCCCTATCACTGGCCAGCCGAATCTCCCTCTCGAGGGAGACGAGTCCGTCGCCGGGCGGTCTAACCGCTCGGACGAGTTGGATGCAGCCGAAGAGAACGGCCTGAAAGAGGGCGAACGACCCTCTCTGCGCAGACTGCTACAATCAGCAATTGGAATGGATCTCGCCTCTATTTCTATACCCATCACCTACAACGAGCCCCTGACTTTTTTACAACGCGTACTCGAGCATCTTCAATACCATGAGTTACTAGAAAGG GCCAATGAACACGAAGACCCCCTCGTGCGCCTGCTCTATGTgacagtctttgccatatcctgcTTCGCGAACACTGATCGAAAGT TCAAGCCCTTCAATCCACTGTTAGGAGAGACGTTCCAGTACACGAATGAAAAGGAGAATATTCGTTTTTTTTCAGAACAAGTTTCTCATCATCCTCCTATCACGGCTTCCTACTGTGAAGGAAACGGGTGGCGCTTCTCCCAATCCCAGAATGTCAAGACGAAATTTTTAGGCAACTCTCTTGACGTATCGCCGAATGGAAATACGCATGTCTTCTTAGACAAATTTCGAGAACACTACTCATGGCCTAACATTCATACTATCGTCCACAATCTGATTGTTGGCCGCATGTGGATAGACCACTTTGGCACCTGCAAGATCACTGTGCAAGACTGTGACACTGGAAACATTTCGAGTCGATATAGCCAAATAACCTATCAAGAATGCGGCTGGTTCGGACGCCACTGGCGCGAAGTGAACGGACAGGTGTTTGATAACTCGACAGCCTATTTGGTTATTGACGGGAAGTGGAATTCCGAGTTGACGGTTACTGTCACGGCATCGTGGCCTCGATCGACCGAGAACGAAGGCCTATTTGGCTCAACTCCGAAGACCATTTGGAAGCATACGCCTGAATTATGCACAGACCCAAAATATGCCAAATACGAGTGGACGAAGAATACACTCAGAGCAATTGAACTGGATGACCAAATTCGACAGAATGTTTTGTTGACTGATTCCAGGCTGCGAGAGGACCGGCTGATGCTTCAAGAGGGCGACGTCTCTAGAGCAGCTGTGGCGAAGCATGAACTCGAAGAGGCACAGAGAACCCGCAAAAATTACAGAGCTCAGAACGATATCCAGTGGAGTCCAAGACATTTTGTCCTCGCAGCAAATTCTGAAGACGAGTGCGCTCGGAGATTTTTTGACAAAAATGATTGGGTTTTTAAGGGATGGTCGCAACGAAGAGATCAAGACAGCTCACAAGATTCTCATCGACCTCATAAGATAATATCAGATGAAGACGCGAGTATGCTGTGGCGACTTTCGAAAGATTGGtag